Proteins from one Cicer arietinum cultivar CDC Frontier isolate Library 1 chromosome 3, Cicar.CDCFrontier_v2.0, whole genome shotgun sequence genomic window:
- the LOC101489061 gene encoding uncharacterized protein yields the protein MVREVSESCVDSLMTEMVSCYCNRFYANKPELAARRIEAIGYQVGQQLSERYTMERPRFGDHLEAIKFICKDFWSEVFKKQIDNLKTNHRGTFVLQDNKFPWLTRMSVDPSADNVSSVEDYSAPTAESKANQAMSMHLYFPCGIIRGALSNLGIPCAVSADISSLPACSFVVRIKA from the exons atggtGAGGGAAGTTTCAGAGAGCTGCGTTGATAGCCTAATGACGGAGATGGTTTCCTGCTATTGCAATCGATTCTACGCCAACAAACCTGAACTCGCTGCTCGAAGGATCGAGGCCATTGGTTATCAGGTCGGTCAACAGCTCTCTGAAAG ATATACGATGGAGCGGCCTCGATTTGGTGATCATCTTGAGGCAATTAAGTTCATCTGTAAGGATTTTTGGTCTGAGGTATTTAAGAAGCAGATAGACAACTTAAAAACAAACCATAGG GGTACCTTTGTATTGCAAGATAATAAATTTCCCTGGCTTACACGAATGTCAGTTGATCCATCCGCTGATAATGTTAGTTCAGTTGAGGATTATTCTGCACCTACAGCTGAAAGCAAGGCAAATCAGGCGATGAGTATGCATCTGTATTTCCCATGCGGGATCATTAGAGGAGCTCTTTCTAACTTGGGAATTCCTTGTGCAGTTTCTGCAGACATATCAAGCCTCCCAGCAT GTTCATTTGTGGTCCGTATAAAAGcctga